The following are encoded together in the Vigna unguiculata cultivar IT97K-499-35 chromosome 2, ASM411807v1, whole genome shotgun sequence genome:
- the LOC114174022 gene encoding ADP-ribosylation factor 2-like: protein MGLTFTKLFSRLFAKKEMRILMVGLDAAGKTTILYKLKLGEIVTTIPTIGFNVETVEYKNISFTVWDVGGQDKIRPLWRHYFQNTQGLIFVVDSNDRDRVVEARDELHRMLNEDELREAVLLVFANKQDLPNAMNAAEITDKLGLHSLRQRHWYIQSTCATSGEGLYEGLDWLSNNIANKA, encoded by the exons ATGGGACTGACATTCACGAAGCTTTTCAGTCGGCTTTTCGCCAAGAAGGAAATGCGAATTCTGATGGTTGGTCTTGATGCTGCTGGTAAGACCACTATCCTCTACAAGCTCAAGCTCGGAGAGATCGTTACGACAATTCCTACCATTG GGTTCAATGTTGAGACTGTAGAATACAAGAACATTAGCTTCACTGTTTGGGATGTTGGTGGCCAGGACAAg ATTCGTCCCTTGTGGAGGCACTATTTCCAGAACACTCAGggtcttatttttgttgtagaCAGCAATGATAGGGACAGAGTTGTTGAGGCCAGAGATGAGTTGCATAGGATGTTGAATGAG GATGAACTGAGAGAAGCAGTATTGCTTGTGTTTGCCAACAAACAAGATCTTCCTAATGCAATGAATGCTGCTGAGATTACCGACAAGTTGGGTCTCCACTCTCTCAGACAGCGCCACTg GTACATTCAGAGCACCTGCGCAACCTCTGGAGAGGGCCTTTATGAAGGTCTGGACTGGCTTTCCAACAACATCGCCAATAAG GCTTAA